A part of Rattus rattus isolate New Zealand chromosome 6, Rrattus_CSIRO_v1, whole genome shotgun sequence genomic DNA contains:
- the LOC116903669 gene encoding 60S ribosomal protein L31-like has translation MAPAEKGGEKKKGCSAVHEVVTREYTINLHKRIHEVGSKKRALSLIKLLGQGNKECSASPLSTSGKHSGDEDSPNKLYALVTYVPVTTFKNLQMVNADES, from the exons ATGGCTCCCGCAGAGAAGGGTGGCGAGAAGAAGAAGGGCTGTTCTGCTGTCCACGAGGTGGTGACCCGAGAATACACCATCAACCTCCACAAGCGCATCCATGAAGTGGGCTCCAAGAAGCGGGCACTCA GCTTAATAAAGCTGCTGGGACAAGGGAATAAGGAATGTTCTGCATCGCCTCTGAGTACATCCGGAAAACACAGTGGGGatgaggattcaccaaacaagctctacGCACTGGTAACTTACGTGCCTGTTACCACATTCAAAAATCTACAGATGGTCAATGCAGACGAGAGCTAA